A genomic stretch from Methylorubrum extorquens includes:
- a CDS encoding conserved protein of unknown function; putative exported protein (Evidence 4 : Unknown function but conserved in other organisms), whose amino-acid sequence MWRALVFLALLAVAAYGAVWIADHPGTVTVVWNGYEIGMSLAIALTGVLVAAIVLGLIWAVVTGVIGLPASISRSTRERRRNKGLASLSRGMIAVGSGDPLAARRHAGDAERLLGSQPLTLLLKAQAAQISGDRDAAEQAFKRMADDPETRVLGLRGLFVEARRREDEGAARAYASEAARLAPSVTWANEAVLEAQCADGEWSAATETVERRAALGLMDKHAARRQRAVLLTAAAQRHEAGEPDTATEQALKAVKLAPDLVPAAAIAGRLLARRNDLRKAAKIIEAAWKATPHPELAKVYLNLRTGDSARDRLARAENLAKLSSWEPESRLVIAQAATEAKDFGRAREALAPLTDDRPTARVCRMMARIEAAEHGAESGRSREWLARAARAPRDPAWVADGIISERWAPVSPVSGRLDAFVWKTPPEILAGPEDDDAPAPASAEPAAPVAIPAAPVPAPVTTDSPAPSTPGFLQTGAGTPSVPPTPAPVNGPTGPSSATQAAAADRPRRIA is encoded by the coding sequence ATGTGGCGCGCCCTCGTCTTCCTGGCCCTCCTGGCCGTCGCCGCCTACGGCGCGGTGTGGATCGCCGACCATCCGGGCACCGTGACCGTCGTCTGGAACGGCTACGAGATCGGCATGAGCCTCGCCATCGCTCTCACCGGCGTGCTGGTGGCGGCGATTGTCCTCGGCCTGATCTGGGCGGTCGTCACCGGCGTGATCGGCCTGCCCGCCAGCATCAGCCGCTCGACCCGTGAGCGCCGCCGCAACAAGGGCCTCGCCTCGCTCTCGCGCGGCATGATCGCCGTCGGCTCCGGTGACCCGCTCGCGGCCCGCCGCCATGCGGGCGACGCCGAGCGCCTGCTCGGCAGCCAGCCGCTGACGCTCCTCCTCAAGGCCCAGGCGGCCCAGATTTCCGGAGACCGGGACGCGGCCGAACAGGCGTTCAAGCGCATGGCCGACGATCCCGAGACCCGTGTGCTGGGTCTGCGCGGCCTGTTCGTCGAGGCCCGCCGCCGTGAGGACGAGGGTGCCGCCCGTGCCTACGCTTCCGAGGCCGCCCGTCTCGCGCCGAGCGTCACCTGGGCGAACGAAGCGGTTCTCGAAGCGCAATGCGCCGACGGCGAGTGGTCCGCTGCGACCGAGACCGTGGAGCGCCGCGCCGCTTTGGGGCTGATGGACAAGCACGCCGCCCGCCGCCAGCGCGCGGTGCTGCTCACAGCAGCCGCCCAGCGCCACGAGGCCGGCGAGCCCGATACCGCGACCGAGCAGGCGCTCAAGGCCGTCAAGCTCGCCCCCGACCTCGTGCCGGCGGCCGCCATTGCCGGCCGGCTGCTCGCCCGGCGCAACGATCTGCGCAAGGCTGCCAAGATCATCGAAGCCGCGTGGAAGGCGACCCCGCATCCGGAACTCGCCAAGGTCTACCTCAACCTGCGCACGGGCGACTCCGCCCGCGACCGGCTGGCTCGCGCCGAAAATCTGGCCAAGCTCTCGTCCTGGGAGCCGGAATCGCGTCTGGTGATCGCCCAGGCTGCGACCGAGGCCAAGGATTTCGGCCGCGCCCGCGAGGCACTGGCGCCGCTAACCGACGACCGGCCGACGGCGCGCGTTTGCCGGATGATGGCGCGGATCGAGGCCGCCGAGCACGGCGCCGAGAGCGGACGCTCCCGCGAGTGGCTCGCCCGTGCCGCCCGCGCCCCGCGCGACCCGGCCTGGGTCGCCGACGGCATCATCTCCGAGCGCTGGGCGCCGGTCTCGCCGGTCTCCGGCCGTCTCGACGCCTTCGTGTGGAAGACTCCGCCCGAGATCCTGGCCGGCCCCGAGGACGACGACGCCCCGGCCCCGGCTTCGGCCGAGCCCGCTGCTCCAGTGGCGATCCCGGCCGCGCCCGTGCCGGCTCCGGTCACCACGGACAGCCCGGCCCCGTCCACGCCCGGCTTCCTCCAGACCGGTGCAGGCACCCCCTCGGTCCCGCCGACGCCCGCTCCGGTCAATGGCCCCACCGGCCCGTCATCGGCCACGCAAGCCGCCGCTGCGGACCGTCCGCGCCGCATCGCCTGA